In a genomic window of Procambarus clarkii isolate CNS0578487 chromosome 10, FALCON_Pclarkii_2.0, whole genome shotgun sequence:
- the LOC123745976 gene encoding putative peptidyl-prolyl cis-trans isomerase dodo, which translates to MGDAELPSGWEKRVSRSTGQTYYLNVYTKESQWDAPTEPAKPAGGSTTGGPDRVQCSHLLVKHAGSRRPSSWRQENISISKEEAISLLEDYRQEITSGQSSFAELASRVSDCSSAKRGGDLGLFGRGAMQKPFEDAAFALKVGELSQIVDTDSGVHIILRTA; encoded by the exons ATGGGTGACGCCGAGCTGCCCTCAGGCTGGGAGAAGCGGGTCAGCCGCTCCACAG GCCAGACTTACTATTTGAATGTGTATACCAAAGAAAGTCAGTGGGATGCACCAACGGAGCCTGCCAAGCCAGCAGGAGGGAGCACCACTGGGGGTCCTGACCGAGTGCAATGCTCCCATCTGCTGGTGAAGCATGCAGGATCCCGCAGACCTTCTTCGTGGCGCCAAGAAAATATTTCTATTTCTAAGGAAGAAGCAATAAGCCTTTTAGAGG ACTATCGTCAAGAAATTACATCAGGACAGTCATCATTTGCTGAGCTGGCTAGCAGG GTATCGGATTGCAGCTCGGCTAAGCGTGGAGGTGATCTTGGGCTGTTTGGAAGAGGTGCAATGCAAAAACCATTTGAAGATGCTGCATTTGCCCTTAAAGTTGGAGAGTTGAGTCAAATAGTAGACACAGACTCTGGGGTACACATCATTCTGCGTACTGCATAG
- the LOC138363244 gene encoding keratin-associated protein 10-11-like, translating to MPSTVLSPTRSPCRPLCSVPQGLRAILCAQSHEVSVLCSVTRGLRAVLSHTRSPCCAQSHKVSLPSSVLSPHKVSVPSSAQSHKVSVQSSVLSPTRSPCRPLCSVPQDLCAQSHIISVPSSVLNPTRSPCSVLHGLCAILCAQSHKVSVPSCAQSHKVSLPSSVLSPTRSLCSVLQGFHAILCAQSHKVSVPSSVLSPTRSPCHPLCSVPQGLRAQSYMVSVPSCAQSHKVSVPSCAQSHKVSVPSCAQSHKVSVLSPTRSPCRPLCSVPQGLRAVLCAQSHKVSVPSSVPSPTRSPCRPLCSVPQGLRAILCAQSHKVSVPSSVSQGLHAQSYKVSLLSCAQSHKVSVPSSAQSHKVSVLSPTRSLCSVPQGLRAVLCAQSHKVSVPSSAQSHKVSVLSPTRSLCSVPQGLRAVLCAQSHKVSVPSSVLCISQSRITDHSQDAPTV from the coding sequence atgCCGTCCACTGTGCTCAGTCCTACGAGGTCTCCGTgccgtcctctgtgctcagtcccacaaggtctccgtgccatcctctgtgctcagtcccacgagGTCTCCGTGCTGTGCTCAGTCACACGAGGTCTCCGTGCTGTGCTCAGTCACACGAGGTCTCCatgctgtgctcagtcccacaaggtctccttgccgtcctctgtgctcagtccccacAAGGTCTCCGTACCATCctctgctcagtcccacaaggtctccgtgcaGTCCTCAGTGCTCAGCCCCACACGGTCTCCGTGCCGTccactgtgctcagtcccacaagatctctgtgctcagtcccacatcaTCTCCGTACCATCCTCTGTGCTCaatcccacaaggtctccgtgctCAGTCCTACATGGTCTCTGTGCcatcctctgtgctcagtcccacaaggtctccgtgccgTCCTGTGCTCAATCCCACAAGGTCTCCTTgccgtcctctgtgctcagtcccacaaggtctctgtGCTCAGTCCTACAAGGTTTCCATGCCATCCTCTGTgcccagtcccacaaggtctccgtgccgtcctctgtgctcagtcccacaaggtctccgtgccatcctctgtgctcagtcccacaaggtctccgtgctCAGTCCTACATGGTCTCCGTGCCatcctgtgctcagtcccacaaggtgtcCGTGCCgtcctgtgctcagtcccacaaggtgtcCGTGCCATCCTGTGCTCaatcccacaaggtctccgtgctcagtcccacaaggtctccttgccgtcctctgtgctcagtcccacaaggtctccgtgctgtcctctgtgctcagtcccacaaggtctccgtgccgTCCTCTGTgcccagtcccacaaggtctccatgccgtcctctgtgctcagtcccacaaggtctccgtgccatcctctgtgctcagtcccacaaggtctccgtgccgTCCTCTGTCTCACAAGGTCTCCATGCACAGTCCTACAAGGTCTCCTTGCTgtcctgtgctcagtcccacaaggtctccgtgccatcctctgctcagtcccacaaggtctccgtgctCAGTCCTACAAggtctctgtgctcagtcccacaaggtctccgtgccgtcctctgtgctcagtcccacaaggtctccgtgccatcctctgctcagtcccacaaggtctccgtgctCAGTCCTACAAggtctctgtgctcagtcccacaaggtctccgtgccgtcctctgtgctcagtcccacaaggtctccgtgccaTCCTCTGTTCTCTGTATTTCACAAAGTCGAATTACTGACCATTCCCAGGATGCACCAACAGTATAA